A single window of Eucalyptus grandis isolate ANBG69807.140 chromosome 1, ASM1654582v1, whole genome shotgun sequence DNA harbors:
- the LOC104441187 gene encoding transcription factor GTE4 has product MASGPIVGGDDGAREKQRFGESKVYTRKSFKGLKKDAAAANNTNTEPDANAKATADANANADAAADAADAPAVNPGNDIENHDDGNGAKQVPSQTIASEDDNSAQQLPSSHVDVASEDSGANRQEPVAAAPSSHVDVASEDSGANRQEPAAVAPSSHVDVASEDSGADRQEPAAAVPSPQELPSGNGSMVTTGLDGKVKINLSSRSKQEIRDLRRKLQSELLTVRNLVKKIEDKEGQRIGFGHSRQLANDAVDNGPRMVHSEVGSVGVTPRENRALNQLSISVFENSQGMTDSLEKEKRTPKANQFYRNSEFLLAKDKFPPAESNKKSKTNGKKKGGEVRSGLGMGTKFFKSCSSLLDKLMKHEYGWVFNTPVDVKGLGLHDYYSIIKHPMDLGSVKTRLNRNWYKSPKEFAEDVRLTFRNAMTYNPEGQDVHVMAEILYKIFEDRWAIIESDYNREMRFALDYDMGLPTPTSRKAFPRPPPLDMRRVLDRSESMTHPSDMRTKPFSVTPSGRTPAPKKPKAKDPHKRDMTYDEKQKLSTNLQNLPSDKLDNIVQIIKKRNSSLFQHDDEIEVDIDSVDTETLWELDRFVTNYKKSLSKNKRKAELAMQARAEAQQNVPDRGQATVVVEAPKETDTGQKNITSSLPVQSEGHGPNSSRSSSSNSSSSDSGSSSSDSDSDSSSASGSEAGHSPRT; this is encoded by the exons ATGGCTTCGGGGCCTATTGTTGGAGGTGATGACGGAGCGAGGGAGAAGCAGAGGTTTGGGGAGAGCAAGGTCTACACGAGGAAATCATTCAAGGGTTTGAAAAAAGACGCCGCCGCTGCAAACAATACCAATACCGAGCCCGACGCCAACGCGAAGGCCACCGCGGACGCCAACGCGAACGCGGACGCCGCTGCGGACGCCGCAGACGCCCCTGCCGTGAACCCAGGCAATGATATTGAGAACCACGACGATGGAAACGGCGCAAAGCAAGTTCCTTCCCAAACTATTGCTTCTGAGGATGACAACTCCGCGCAGCAACTGCCTAGTTCCCACGTAGATGTGGCCTCGGAAGATTCTGGTGCCAACCGGCAAGAACCTGTGGCTGCCGCACCGAGTTCCCACGTAGATGTGGCCTCGGAAGATTCTGGTGCCAACCGGCAAGAACCTGCGGCTGTGGCACCGAGTTCCCACGTAGATGTGGCCTCGGAAGATTCTGGTGCGGACCGGCAAGAACCTGCGGCTGCGGTGCCAAGTCCCCAGGAACTTCCTTCTGGGAATGGTTCCATGGTGACGACGGGTCTCGATGGTAAAGTTAAGATTAATTTATCTTCTCGGTCGAAGCAAGAAATTCGCGATCTACGTAGGAAGCTTCAGAGCGAGCTTCTTACCGTGAGGAACTTGGTGAAGAAGATTGAGGACAAAGAGGGACAGCGTATCGGTTTCGGTCACTCGCGTCAGTTGGCGAATGATGCGGTTGATAATGGTCCAAGAATGGTTCACTCCGAGGTGGGCTCTGTTGGTGTTACTCCTCGTGAGAATCGGGCTTTGAATCAGCTGAGCATATCTGTTTTCGAGAATAGTCAGGGGATGACCGATAGtttggagaaggagaagaggacaCCAAAAGCTAACCAGTTCTATAGGAATTCTGAGTTCTTGCTTGCAAAGGATAAGTTTCCACCTGCTGAGAGCAACAAGAAGTCAAAAACAAATGGGAAGAAGAAAGGTGGGGAGGTAAGAAGTGGGTTGGGGATGGGAACTAAGTTCTTCAAAAGTTGCAGCTCTTTACTGGACAAATTGATGAAACATGAATATGGATGGGTGTTTAACACTCCGGTTGATGTAAAGGGCCTCGGTTTGCATGATTACTATAGCATCATAAAGCATCCAATGGACTTGGGCAGTGTGAAGACAAGGCTGAACCGGAACTGGTATAAGTCACCGAAAGAATTTGCAGAGGATGTCAGACTTACGTTCCGTAATGCCATGACATATAACCCTGAAGGGCAAGATGTTCATGTCATGGCTGAGATTCTGTACAAGATATTTGAGGATAGATGGGCCATTATAGAGTCAGATTATAATCGTGAAATGCGGTTTGCGTTAGACTACGACATGGGTCTTCCTACACCTACCTCAAGAAAGGCATTCCCTCGCCCCCCTCCCCTAGATATGAGAAGGGTGTTAGATAGGTCTGAATCTATGACACATCCTTCTGATATGAGGACGAAACCATTTAGTGTTACTCCTTCTGGTCGGACACCTGCACCTAAAAAGCCCAAGGCAAAGGATCCTCATAAAAGGGATATGACTTATGATGAGAAGCAGAAACTTAGTACAAATCTCCAGAATTTGCCTTCTGACAAGCTGGATAACATAGTGCAGATcatcaagaagagaaattcGTCTCTTTTTCAACACGATGATGAAATCGAGGTGGACATTGACAGTGTTGACACTGAGACTTTGTGGGAGCTTGATAGGTTTGTCACAAACTATAAGAAGAGTTTAAgcaagaataaaaggaaagctGAACTTGCCATGCAGGCCAGGGCAGAAGCACAGCAGAATGTTCCTGATAGG GGTCAGGCCACTGTTGTGGTAGAGGCACCAAAAGAAACTGACACAG GTCAGAAGAACATTACGTCCTCGCTGCCTGTTCAATCAGAAGGACACGGACCTAATTCAAGTAGGTCAAGCAGTTCAAACTCCTCTAGCAGTGACTCTGGTTCATCCTCAAGTG ATTCAGATAGTGACAGTTCCTCAGCTTCAGGATCTGAAGCAGGGCATTCACCAAGGACCTGA